From the genome of Eublepharis macularius isolate TG4126 chromosome 12, MPM_Emac_v1.0, whole genome shotgun sequence, one region includes:
- the LOC129339317 gene encoding olfactory receptor 5V1-like codes for MEVQNKTDLTEFIILGFESLKKVRLLLFTGFSITYLFTMLWNAFIITMAILDQKLRTPMYFFLGNLSFLDICYTSTTIPQMLAHLLSEKNTIPYMGFVFQVYFFFSFVGTECLLLAVMAFDRYVAICNPLRYTLIIGKDICLQLATACWAGGFLNSVVHTIFAFQLPFCGDNHIDAFYCDIPPLLKLSCGDTSVNQILLLSIGLFIAWTPLVCILLSHTYIISTVLKIQSSEGRQKAFSTCSSHITVVLLYYGSAIFTYSSSDSSHTSNYARLIPVIYSVLTPLLNPIIYTLRNKDVKNAWKNMISKR; via the coding sequence ATGGAGGTACAAAATAAAACTGATTTGACTGAATTCATTATACTGGGATTTGAAAGTCTCAAGAAAGTGCGTCTCCTGCTCTTCACAGGCTTCTCCATCACTTATCTATTCACCATGCTCTGGAATGCCTTCATCATCACCATGGCGATTCTGGACCAGAAGCTCAGAacccccatgtatttcttccttggAAATCTCTCCTTTCTTGACATCTGCTACACCTCTACCACAATCCCTCAGATGTTGGCTCACCTCCTCTCAGAAAAGAACACTATCCCCTACATGGGCTTTGTATTTCAGGtatattttttcttctcctttgtgGGCACGGAATGCCTCCTTCTGGCAGTCATGGCCTTTGACCGTTATGTTGCCATATGCAACCCTTTGCGCTACACACTGATTATTGGCAAAGATATTTGTCTCCAGTTAGCCACAGCCTGCTGGGCTGGTGGTTTCCTCAACTCTGTGGTGCATACCATATTTGCCTTCCAGCTACCTTTCTGTGGAGACAACCATATTGATGCTTTCTATTGTGATATCCCACCACTGCTGAAGTTATCATGTGGAGACACATCCGTCAATCAAATTCTGTTGTTATCCATAGGCTTATTCATAGCTTGGACTCCATTAGTGTGTATCCTTCTATCACATACTTACATCATTTCAACTGTCTTGAAGATACAGTCATCGGAAGGAAGACAAAAGGCATTCTCCACTTGCTCCTCTCACATCACTGTTGTCCTTTTGTATTATGGCAGTGCCATCTTCACCTACTCGAGTTCTGACAGCAGTCATACCTCAAATTACGCCAGGCTCATTCCAGTGATATACAGCGTCTTGACCCCACTGTTAAATCCTATTATCTATACTTTGCGCAACAAAGATGTGAAGAATGCCTGGAAAAACATGATTAGTAAAAGGTGA
- the LOC129339319 gene encoding olfactory receptor 5V1-like, whose protein sequence is MEAQNETDLTEFIILGFESLKKVRLLLFTGFSITYLFTMLWNAFIITMAIVDQKLRTPMYFFLGNLSFLDICYTSTTIPQMLAHLLSEKNTIPYMGCVFQVYFFFSFVGTECLLLAVMAFDRYVAICNPLRYTLIIGKDICLQLATACWAGGFLNSVVHTTFAFQLPFCGDNHIDAFYCDIPPLLKLSCGDTSVNQILLLSIGLFIAWTPLVCILLSYTYIISTVLKIQSSEGRQKAFSTCSSHITVVLLYYGSSIFTYLSSNSSHISNNARLIPVIYSVLTPLLNPIIYTLRNKDMKNAWKNMMRKRLML, encoded by the coding sequence ATGGAGGCACAAAATGAAACTGACTTGACTGAATTCATCATACTGGGATTTGAAAGTCTCAAGAAAGTGCGTCTCCTGCTCTTCACAGGCTTCTCCATCACTTATCTATTCACCATGCTCTGGAATGCCTTCATCATCACCATGGCGATTGTGGACCAGAAGCTCAGAacccccatgtatttcttccttggCAATCTCTCCTTTCTTGACATCTGCTACACCTCTACCACAATCCCTCAGATGTTGGCTCACCTCCTCTCAGAAAAGAACACTATCCCCTACATGGGCTGTGTATTTCAGGtatattttttcttctcctttgtgGGCACGGAATGCCTCCTTCTGGCAGTCATGGCCTTTGACCGTTATGTTGCCATATGCAACCCTTTGCGCTACACACTGATTATTGGCAAAGATATTTGTCTCCAGTTAGCAACAGCTTGCTGGGCTGGTGGTTTCCTGAACTCTGTGGTGCATACCACATTTGCCTTCCAGCTACCTTTCTGTGGAGACAACCATATTGATGCTTTCTATTGTGATATCCCACCACTGCTGAAGTTATCATGTGGAGACACATCCGTCAATCAAATTCTGTTGTTATCCATAGGCTTATTCATAGCTTGGACTCCATTAGTGTGTATCCTTCTATCATATACTTACATCATTTCAACTGTCTTGAAGATACAGTCATCGGAAGGAAGACAAAAAGCATTCTCCACTTGCTCCTCTCACATCACTGTTGTCCTTTTGTATTATGGCAGTTCTATCTTCACCTACTTGAGTTCTAATAGTAGTCATATCTCAAATAATGCCAGGCTCATTCCAGTGATATACAGCGTCTTGACCCCACTGTTAAATCCTATCATCTATACCTTGCGCAACAAAGATATGAAGAATGCCTGGAAAAACATGATGAGAAAAAGATTAATGTTGTGA
- the LOC129339318 gene encoding olfactory receptor 5V1-like, translating into MEAQNQSGLTEFIILGFRNLQKEHFFLFSGFLITYGFTVVWNTLIIILAMVDQKLRTPMYFFLGNLSFLDICYTTTTIPQMLAHLLSWKSSISYMGCALQLYFFFSFVGIECLLLAVMAFDRYVAICKPLRYSLIVSRNTCLQLVIVCWAGGFLNSAVHTVFAFRLPFCGDNHIDAFYCDIPPLLKLSCGDITLNQMLLLFIGLFIAWTPMFCIILSYVYIVSTVLKIRSSQGRQKAFSTCSSHLTVVLLYYGSCIFTYLRPIPTESSVNTKLIPLMYSILTPLLNPIIYTLRNKDVKKAWQGLLGII; encoded by the coding sequence ATGGAAGCGCAAAACCAAAGTGGGTTGACCGAATTCATCATCCTTGGCTTTAGAAATCTTCAGAAGGAACATTTCTTTCTCTTCAGTGGGTTCTTGATCACCTATGGATTCACTGTGGTATGGAATACTTTAATCATTATCTTAGCCATGGTGGACCAGAAGCTCAGAacccccatgtatttcttccttggCAATCTCTCCTTTCTTGACATCTGCTATACAACCACTACAATCCCCCAAATGTTGGCTCACCTTCTTTCATGGAAAAGTAGCATCTCCTATATGGGCTGTGCGCTCCAGCtgtattttttcttctccttcGTAGGTATTGAATGCCTCCTTTTGGCAGTGATGGCTTTTGACCGCTATGTTGCCATATGCAAACCTCTGCGCTATTCTTTGATTGTCAGCAGGAATACTTGCCTCCAACTGGTCATAGTCTGCTGGGCTGGTGGATTCCTCAATTCTGCAGTGCACACTGTCTTTGCCTTCCGACTGCCCTTTTGTGGGGACAACCACATCGATGCTTTCTACTGTGACATTCCACCTTTGCTGAAGCTGTCATGTGGGGACATTACCCTCAATCAAATGCTCTTGCTATTCATTGGCTTATTCATAGCATGGACACCAATGTTCTGTATAATTCTGTCTTATGTTTACATTGTTTCAACTGTTCTAAAGATCCGTTCCTCACAAGGAAGGCAAAAGGCTTTCTCAACCTGCTCCTCTCATCTCACTGTGGTCCTTCTTTATTATGGCAGTTGCATTTTCACCTATTTAAGACCCATTCCCACTGAGTCATCAGTTAATACTAAGCTCATCCCTCTCATGTATAGCATTCTGACCCCATTGCTAAACCCTATTATATATACTTTACGCAACAAGGATGTAAAGAAAGCCTGGCAAGGTTTACTGGGAATAATTTGA
- the LOC129339320 gene encoding olfactory receptor 11L1-like, giving the protein MTNYSTISEFQLLGFQSLPEWQTLLFIMFLVIYILTVTGNMVIISVVKLEPGLQSPMYAFLQNLSFLEIWYTTTIVPKMLSSLVLDSKTISFSGCMTQLYCFVFFGATECFLLALMAYDRYLAICDPLHYTVAMNMQFCCHLAVGAWVVGLFTGLLPSLMISRLNFCRSNEINHFFCDIPPLLKLSCSDTSTTEITIFVLSIVVLFTCFLLTLVSYAFIIMTILKIPSASGRKKTFSTCGSHLAVVVIYYGTMISMYVRPSASLSSELNKIVSIFYTVVTPLLNPVIYSLRNKDFKEGLQKLLKRKCALHSL; this is encoded by the coding sequence ATGACTAACTACAGCACTATATCTGAATTCCAACTTCTGGGGTTCCAGAGCCTTCCAGAATGGCAAACTCTACTCTTCATTATGTTCTTAGTTATTTATATCCTAACTGTCACAGGAAACATGGTCATCATTTCAGTGGTTAAGCTGGAGCCAGGTCTTCAGTCTCCTATGTATGCTTTCCTCCAAAACCTTTCTTTTCTGGAGATCTGGTATACCACCACCATAGTGCCCAAGATGCTCAGCAGTCTGGTCTTAGACAGTAAGACCATCTCCTTCAGTGGGTGCATGACTCAACTCTACTGCTTTGTCTTCTTTGGTGCAACAGAATGTTTCCTGCTCGCTCTGATGGCATATGACCGGTACCTGGCAATCTGTGATCCACTGCATTATACAGTAGCTATGAACATGCAATTCTGCTGCCATTTGGCAGTAGGGGCATGGGTGGTTGGTCTCTTCACAGGACTCCTACCATCCCTGATGATCTCCAGATTAAATTTCTGCAGATCCAATGAAATTAATCATTTCTTTTGTGACATCCCACCTTTGTTGAAGCTCTCATGTTCTGACACTTCCACCACAGAGATAACTATATTTGTGCTCTCAATTGTTGTCCTTTTCACTTGCTTCTTGCTTACCTTGGTATCTTATGCTTTTATTATCATGACAATCCTGAAAATCCCCTCTGCTTCTGGGAGGAAAAAGACTTTCTCCACTTGTGGTTCTCATTTGGCTGTGGTGGTAATATATTACGGCACCATGATCTCCATGTATGTTCGGCCTAGTGCTAGCCTCTCCTCAGAGCTAAATAAGATTGTCTCCATTTTCTACACAGTAGTAACACCACTCCTCAAtcctgtcatttatagtctgagGAACAAAGACTTCAAGGAAGGCTTGCAGAAACTGCTCAAAAGGAAATGTGCCCTTCATAGCTTGTAG